From a single bacterium HR34 genomic region:
- the clpP gene encoding ATP-dependent Clp protease proteolytic subunit — MYLIPTVIEKTQYGERAYDIYSRLLKERIIFLGGPIDDMVANSVIAQLLYLASRDPKKDIQLYINSPGGLATAGLAIYDTMQFIEAPVSTVCVGMAASAAAFLLAGGAKGKRFALPNSEIMLHQPLGGARGQATEIAIAAQQILKIKRKINELLAKHTGQPVSKIEKDTDRDFYMTPEEAKNYGIIDHILLPKGQINGTKQDSKK; from the coding sequence ATGTACCTGATACCAACAGTTATAGAAAAAACTCAATACGGTGAAAGGGCTTATGATATTTATTCAAGGCTTTTAAAAGAAAGAATAATTTTTCTTGGAGGTCCAATAGATGATATGGTTGCAAACTCTGTTATTGCTCAGCTTTTGTATTTGGCTTCAAGAGATCCTAAAAAAGATATTCAATTATATATTAACAGTCCTGGAGGTTTGGCTACAGCAGGTCTTGCTATTTATGACACGATGCAATTTATAGAAGCGCCTGTTTCAACTGTTTGCGTTGGTATGGCAGCTTCAGCAGCAGCATTTTTGTTAGCGGGTGGAGCAAAAGGAAAAAGATTTGCCTTGCCAAATTCTGAAATTATGCTTCATCAGCCTTTGGGAGGAGCAAGAGGTCAGGCAACAGAAATAGCAATAGCAGCACAACAGATTCTTAAAATAAAAAGAAAAATAAACGAACTCTTAGCAAAGCACACAGGCCAGCCGGTTTCTAAAATTGAAAAAGACACTGACCGCGACTTTTATATGACTCCCGAAGAAGCAAAAAATTATGGTATAATAGATCATATATTATTACCTAAAGGTCAAATAAATGGAACTAAACAAGATTCTAAGAAATAA